The Gillisia sp. Hel_I_86 genome has a segment encoding these proteins:
- a CDS encoding glutaminyl-peptide cyclotransferase, protein MKKAKLLLLFILNLLFISCGSNPDKNKSDFSLSFVSSKAEFKLGETVKISVQNPKNKKIDSTSFYFERELLGTTTSTSELEIPLNFEKLGNQKINAIVFSEGAADSLQIDLKIFNSKAPEIYTYKIINTYPHDIAAYTQGLEFFKDTLYESTGQYGTSSLRKTNFETGEVFEKVELSDQYFGEGLSILNGNIYQLTWKEGEGFIYNLKDLKKTGSFNFNESKEGWGLCNDGKQFYKSDGTEKIWILNGETLAEETFIQPTTNRSISTQLNELEWVEGKIYANTYQKDGVAIINPKNGAIEGIINFKGLRDKVTQHPKLDVLNGIAYNPNTQKLYVTGKNWDKLFEVEIVEK, encoded by the coding sequence ATGAAGAAAGCTAAGCTCCTGTTACTGTTTATTTTAAATCTTTTATTTATTTCCTGCGGAAGTAATCCTGATAAAAATAAAAGTGACTTTTCACTCAGTTTTGTGAGTTCCAAAGCCGAATTTAAGTTGGGCGAGACCGTAAAAATCAGTGTTCAGAACCCTAAAAACAAAAAAATAGATTCTACTTCCTTTTATTTTGAAAGGGAATTATTGGGAACAACAACTTCTACTTCAGAATTAGAGATCCCTTTAAATTTCGAAAAACTGGGAAATCAGAAAATCAACGCCATTGTTTTTTCTGAAGGAGCAGCAGATAGCCTTCAAATAGATCTTAAGATCTTTAATAGCAAAGCTCCAGAAATTTACACTTATAAAATTATAAACACCTATCCGCACGATATCGCAGCCTATACCCAAGGATTGGAATTTTTTAAAGACACTTTATACGAAAGTACCGGGCAATATGGTACCTCCTCCTTAAGAAAAACGAATTTTGAAACTGGCGAGGTTTTCGAAAAAGTAGAGTTATCCGATCAATATTTCGGAGAAGGACTTTCTATTCTTAATGGGAATATTTATCAGCTTACCTGGAAAGAAGGAGAAGGATTCATTTATAATCTTAAAGACCTTAAAAAGACAGGTTCTTTCAATTTTAATGAAAGTAAAGAAGGCTGGGGTTTGTGCAACGATGGCAAACAATTTTACAAGAGTGATGGCACCGAAAAAATCTGGATCCTAAATGGCGAAACTTTAGCTGAAGAAACCTTTATACAACCCACCACAAATAGATCTATTTCTACACAATTGAATGAATTGGAATGGGTAGAAGGGAAAATTTATGCAAATACCTATCAAAAAGACGGTGTTGCCATTATTAATCCAAAAAATGGGGCTATAGAAGGGATCATTAATTTTAAGGGATTGCGGGATAAAGTAACGCAGCATCCTAAACTTGATGTTTTAAATGGAATCGCATACAACCCAAATACCCAGAAATTGTATGTGACCGGAAAAAACTGGG